The Nostoc sp. 'Lobaria pulmonaria (5183) cyanobiont' genome window below encodes:
- a CDS encoding alpha-amylase family glycosyl hydrolase: MSLMKNIFICAVVICTTCIYPIKTLAGEKPSAIFHAFDQQYTDIEKFVCEIGKQGYSHIQISPAQKSNPAPEWWARYQPVDYSIIEGRGSLFNLKKLISQAHSCNVKVIADVVFNHMANLDGNDDFEDLTKFPGLSINDFNSDSNRPGKKSCSINYSDGNRDSEINCWLGGLPDLRFTNNVKKIQKAHLKKLLDLGIDGFRFDAAKHIPADVVKEYISYVDQQSQGKAWNYLEVITDSDTSAENYNWIAAVTDFVLYNSMKNAFSFGGDLRSLRDPTGINDPHSVTFGRNHDTIREINSNAINPYSDPSDSFLATAYILARESGTPLILNWDNRDAAFIKYGVKFRQIMHQRGTQGKNTKENVLAAIDSPTVLLMERGSEGFFVVNKGENKFNIPALDLTLTNLDGCYRELRNNFTVAIERRDRKTKFITRWGSWNRGGMEVQKRDALYFIREPFNQCQV; the protein is encoded by the coding sequence ATGTCTTTAATGAAAAATATCTTCATCTGTGCAGTTGTCATCTGCACAACTTGTATATACCCGATTAAGACATTAGCAGGAGAAAAACCTTCTGCGATTTTTCATGCATTTGACCAGCAGTACACTGATATCGAAAAGTTTGTCTGTGAAATAGGGAAGCAAGGATATTCTCACATTCAAATTTCTCCAGCCCAAAAATCTAATCCCGCTCCAGAATGGTGGGCACGCTATCAGCCTGTAGACTACAGCATTATCGAAGGTAGAGGTTCACTCTTCAATTTAAAAAAACTTATTAGTCAAGCCCACAGTTGTAATGTCAAAGTGATTGCTGATGTTGTTTTCAATCACATGGCTAATTTAGATGGCAATGATGATTTTGAAGATTTAACTAAATTTCCAGGTCTTTCTATAAATGACTTTAATTCGGACTCAAACCGTCCAGGTAAAAAATCTTGTAGCATTAATTATAGTGATGGCAACAGAGATTCAGAAATTAATTGTTGGTTAGGTGGTCTTCCTGACTTGAGATTTACCAATAATGTTAAAAAAATTCAAAAAGCTCATTTAAAAAAATTGCTAGATTTAGGGATTGATGGATTTCGATTTGATGCTGCCAAGCATATCCCAGCAGATGTTGTCAAAGAGTACATTAGTTATGTGGATCAACAAAGTCAAGGCAAAGCATGGAATTATCTTGAGGTAATCACAGATAGCGACACCAGTGCAGAAAATTATAACTGGATTGCTGCTGTCACAGATTTTGTTCTTTACAATTCAATGAAAAATGCCTTCAGCTTTGGTGGAGATTTGCGTTCTCTGCGAGATCCCACAGGCATAAACGATCCGCATAGCGTCACTTTTGGCAGAAACCACGATACTATTCGCGAGATTAATTCCAATGCCATTAATCCCTATAGCGATCCTTCTGACTCTTTCCTCGCAACAGCATATATCCTGGCGAGAGAAAGTGGCACTCCTCTAATACTGAACTGGGATAATAGAGATGCTGCTTTTATCAAATATGGTGTCAAATTCCGCCAAATTATGCATCAACGAGGAACTCAGGGTAAAAATACCAAAGAAAATGTTTTAGCAGCCATTGATAGTCCGACTGTATTGCTAATGGAGCGGGGCAGTGAAGGATTCTTTGTTGTCAATAAAGGGGAGAATAAATTTAATATCCCAGCACTAGATTTGACCTTGACGAATTTGGATGGATGTTATCGGGAACTCCGTAATAATTTTACTGTTGCGATTGAACGTCGCGATCGCAAGACAAAATTTATAACTCGTTGGGGAAGCTGGAATAGAGGCGGTATGGAAGTTCAAAAACGCGATGCACTCTATTTTATTCGAGAACCTTTTAATCAATGTCAAGTGTAG
- a CDS encoding potassium channel family protein, with amino-acid sequence MYVLIGGAGLVGLSLAQKLVELGHTVAVIDIDPIACRYAREQVGAMAFEGSAVSTEVLLEAGIRKAGSLAAVLRSDALNLAMVTLAKHYGVTHILSRMRHPDFAEPLRIAGANHIISTVELSVATMVNAIEYPQVESMMHFEQGQIEVLKLSIPNNCYVAGRSVAEIAQDSQFPTGSLIIGYQSHPHEDLMIPNGSTILEPHSTVLIVTKPRCLHQVIDFIEQKC; translated from the coding sequence ATGTACGTACTGATTGGTGGAGCCGGCTTAGTGGGCTTAAGTTTAGCGCAAAAACTGGTAGAACTAGGACATACTGTTGCCGTAATTGACATCGATCCGATCGCTTGCCGCTATGCCCGTGAACAAGTGGGAGCAATGGCTTTTGAAGGTAGTGCTGTGAGTACAGAAGTATTACTGGAAGCTGGGATTCGGAAAGCAGGCTCCTTGGCAGCTGTCCTACGCAGTGATGCCTTAAACTTAGCAATGGTAACTCTTGCTAAACACTACGGCGTCACTCATATTTTGAGTCGGATGCGCCACCCCGACTTTGCCGAACCACTACGGATAGCTGGAGCCAACCATATTATCAGTACTGTTGAACTATCAGTTGCAACAATGGTGAACGCCATTGAGTATCCACAAGTGGAATCAATGATGCATTTTGAGCAGGGACAGATTGAGGTTCTGAAACTTTCCATCCCCAACAATTGCTATGTTGCTGGTCGTAGCGTTGCCGAAATTGCTCAGGATTCACAATTCCCTACTGGTTCGCTAATTATTGGTTATCAATCCCATCCCCATGAAGATTTGATGATTCCTAACGGCAGTACAATACTGGAACCTCATTCAACTGTGCTGATTGTAACTAAACCAAGATGCTTACATCAAGTCATTGATTTTATTGAACAAAAATGTTGA
- a CDS encoding IS630 family transposase: MDPQKKTFQASERQTERVQNLRREYRHQMTILRVEDLVFVDEAGVNLGMTRLFGRALSGQRAYGTRPQQRGKNVSLIGAMALRGVVASTAIVGATDGLTFEAFICQRLIPNLCPGACVVMDNASIHQEAFLRPMLEQAQASLHFLSPYSPDFSPIENCWSKVKEFIRSAAPRTYHDLAQAIDTAFQKVSLQDIHNWFTHCCYCLTEYLESV, encoded by the coding sequence ATTGACCCGCAAAAAAAAACGTTTCAAGCCAGTGAACGACAAACGGAGCGAGTTCAAAACTTACGGCGAGAGTACAGGCATCAAATGACCATCCTGCGCGTAGAGGATTTGGTCTTTGTTGATGAGGCTGGAGTGAATTTAGGGATGACTCGCCTATTCGGACGAGCATTATCAGGACAAAGAGCTTATGGGACACGTCCTCAACAACGAGGTAAGAATGTGAGTCTCATTGGTGCAATGGCATTGCGAGGTGTTGTTGCTTCGACAGCTATTGTGGGGGCGACGGATGGTTTAACCTTTGAAGCCTTTATCTGCCAGCGACTTATACCTAATCTCTGCCCTGGAGCCTGTGTAGTGATGGACAATGCCTCCATTCATCAAGAAGCCTTTTTGCGCCCGATGCTAGAACAAGCTCAAGCTAGTCTACACTTTCTCTCTCCCTATTCTCCTGACTTTTCCCCCATTGAAAACTGTTGGTCAAAGGTTAAAGAATTTATTCGTTCTGCGGCTCCTCGTACCTATCATGATTTAGCTCAGGCGATTGATACGGCTTTTCAAAAAGTCTCTCTGCAAGATATTCATAACTGGTTTACTCATTGTTGCTACTGCCTCACTGAATATTTAGAGTCAGTCTAG
- a CDS encoding sigma-70 family RNA polymerase sigma factor: protein MFKLFLHNSLQREADICSDWALLHKLSRKRLVQSLQNAGFNTESIESYVLAWECFKELYTGDNTKIRQLTKPDARTWEAISHLYNAERFSRLSSPTAAVNQQTIETWVLSAAKAARTFLYPKFVSADAPLKEDEGNLLDILPVDLQTSLLTEIIEQEEAANMRSQQAQLNQVLSQAIAALDAESQKVLQAYYVQQLTQQEIAAQLEIKQYTVSRRLHSIKKSLLLTLTQWSQNILHISLKSDVVDAINTSLEEWLKVQYSHTQIQ from the coding sequence TTGTTCAAGTTATTTTTACATAACTCCTTACAGCGGGAAGCAGATATTTGCTCAGACTGGGCATTATTGCACAAACTCAGCCGCAAACGACTAGTGCAATCATTACAAAATGCTGGATTTAACACTGAAAGCATCGAGAGTTATGTTTTAGCCTGGGAATGCTTTAAGGAACTTTACACAGGTGACAATACAAAAATTCGTCAGCTGACCAAACCAGATGCTCGGACTTGGGAAGCTATTAGTCATCTTTATAATGCAGAACGTTTCAGCCGATTGAGTTCACCCACTGCCGCAGTCAATCAGCAAACCATAGAAACCTGGGTATTATCTGCTGCTAAAGCTGCCCGTACTTTCCTCTATCCTAAGTTTGTTTCCGCAGACGCTCCCCTCAAAGAAGATGAGGGTAATTTATTAGATATATTGCCTGTAGATTTGCAAACATCTTTACTAACGGAAATTATTGAGCAGGAAGAAGCTGCGAATATGCGATCGCAGCAAGCTCAGTTAAACCAAGTTTTGTCCCAAGCGATCGCTGCACTCGATGCTGAGTCCCAAAAAGTACTACAAGCTTACTACGTTCAACAACTGACTCAACAAGAAATTGCTGCACAGTTAGAAATTAAGCAATATACTGTTTCCCGTCGCCTTCACAGCATTAAAAAGTCATTGCTTCTGACTTTAACGCAATGGAGTCAAAACATCTTGCATATTTCCCTTAAATCCGACGTAGTAGATGCCATAAACACAAGTTTAGAGGAATGGCTGAAAGTCCAATATAGCCATACCCAGATTCAATGA
- a CDS encoding helix-turn-helix domain-containing protein: MKAYSIDFRRKITDTYEQESISQRKLAERFRVAPSFIHKLLKQYKVSGTLESKSHGGGQSLKLTPESIIILAELVEEKNDATLAQLKEKLYEQIQVQVSSSTISRLLTRLGLTRKKKRFKPVNDKRSEFKTYGESTGIK, encoded by the coding sequence ATGAAAGCATACTCCATCGATTTCCGTCGGAAAATTACGGATACTTATGAACAGGAATCCATATCTCAACGGAAATTAGCGGAGCGTTTCCGGGTTGCCCCGAGTTTTATACATAAACTACTTAAACAATACAAAGTTTCAGGTACGCTAGAATCCAAAAGTCATGGAGGTGGTCAGAGCCTCAAGCTAACTCCAGAGAGCATAATAATTCTGGCAGAACTAGTAGAAGAAAAAAATGATGCCACTTTAGCTCAGTTGAAAGAAAAACTCTATGAACAGATACAAGTTCAAGTAAGTAGTTCCACTATTAGTCGTCTGCTGACACGTTTGGGATTGACCCGCAAAAAAAAACGTTTCAAGCCAGTGAACGACAAACGGAGCGAGTTCAAAACTTACGGCGAGAGTACAGGCATCAAATGA
- a CDS encoding pentapeptide repeat-containing protein has protein sequence MSKAYLMRANLSESDLQQASLPGANLSSANLNEVNLTGADLTGANLSLADLRGANFHLCNLSGANLTDAKLIESDLAFAQQYPNKY, from the coding sequence TTGAGTAAAGCATACTTGATGAGGGCAAACCTCAGCGAGTCAGACCTCCAACAAGCTTCACTTCCGGGAGCTAACCTAAGTAGTGCTAACTTAAATGAAGTCAACCTCACTGGTGCAGATTTAACAGGAGCTAATCTGTCACTAGCAGACCTCAGAGGGGCAAATTTTCACTTGTGCAATTTGAGTGGGGCTAACCTAACAGATGCCAAGTTAATTGAAAGTGACTTGGCTTTTGCTCAACAATATCCGAACAAATACTAA
- a CDS encoding DUF3124 domain-containing protein: MKLYRYIYLAIAVIILASCESTPKSQPNAIPATPLQKTVTLDKNFKIASGETLYVPVYSHIYHHNRQEIFELAVTLSIRNTDLTNPIIITSVRYYNSEGKIVKQYLERPIQLDPLASTDFFINRNDTSGGLGANFIVEWVAQTEISEPIVEAVMIGTDFQQGISFISPSRVIKSQNNDKRSPLK; encoded by the coding sequence ATGAAGCTGTATAGATATATTTATTTAGCGATCGCTGTTATTATTCTTGCATCTTGTGAATCAACACCCAAGTCACAACCCAATGCCATTCCAGCAACCCCGTTGCAAAAAACAGTGACGCTGGATAAGAATTTTAAGATCGCAAGCGGTGAAACTCTTTATGTTCCGGTCTACTCTCATATCTATCATCACAATCGCCAAGAGATTTTTGAGTTAGCAGTTACGCTTAGTATTCGGAACACAGATTTGACCAATCCGATTATTATTACTTCTGTGCGCTACTATAACTCAGAAGGGAAAATAGTTAAACAGTATTTGGAGCGCCCTATTCAACTTGATCCCCTAGCTTCTACAGATTTTTTTATCAATAGAAATGACACCAGTGGAGGTTTAGGCGCAAACTTCATTGTCGAGTGGGTAGCCCAAACCGAAATATCCGAACCGATAGTGGAAGCAGTCATGATTGGTACTGACTTTCAACAAGGAATTTCTTTTATCAGTCCTAGTAGAGTAATTAAAAGTCAAAATAACGATAAGCGATCGCCTTTAAAATAA
- the hisD gene encoding histidinol dehydrogenase, translating into MQLLQTTDKDFSVKFKTLVSDRREVTVDVSGTVREILADVKVRGDAAVKDYTSRFDRNNLQSLHLSESFIAEHATQCPADVLAALEFAAKRIVAFHEKQLPQDIGYTDAVGVKLGLNWVALSQVGIYVPGGRASYPSSLLMNALPAKIAGVERIVMTVPMPGGEINPVVLAAAQVAGVTEIYGIGGAQAIAALAYGTESIAPVDKIVGPGNAYVAEAKRQVFGTVGIDSIAGPSEILVVADSQNNPDWIAWDLLSQAEHDPSAQSILITDSEIFAQQVIKAVEKILADLPTREVASASWQNYAAVILVSDLAESIPLLNQLAPEHVELCTDNPQLLADQIKCAGSVFLGRYTPEAIGDYLGGPNHVLPTARSARFASGLSVYDFLKRITFLECDKQSLQTIGKAAVTLAEAEGLPAHAGSVSVRLQ; encoded by the coding sequence ATGCAGCTACTTCAAACTACCGACAAAGATTTTTCTGTCAAATTCAAAACCCTTGTAAGCGATCGCCGGGAAGTTACAGTTGATGTTAGTGGGACAGTACGCGAGATTTTAGCTGATGTGAAAGTGCGTGGTGATGCCGCCGTCAAGGACTATACTAGCCGCTTTGACCGCAACAATCTCCAGTCTTTGCATCTAAGCGAAAGCTTTATTGCCGAACACGCAACGCAATGTCCTGCCGATGTCTTGGCGGCGCTGGAATTTGCTGCTAAAAGGATTGTGGCTTTCCATGAAAAACAACTACCGCAAGATATTGGCTACACCGATGCAGTCGGGGTGAAACTGGGATTGAATTGGGTTGCGCTGTCGCAAGTGGGAATTTATGTACCAGGGGGACGGGCTAGCTATCCGAGTTCTTTGTTGATGAATGCTTTACCAGCTAAAATTGCTGGTGTTGAAAGAATTGTTATGACAGTACCGATGCCTGGCGGTGAGATTAATCCTGTTGTATTGGCTGCTGCTCAAGTTGCTGGTGTTACAGAAATATATGGCATTGGTGGGGCGCAAGCGATCGCAGCATTAGCTTATGGTACAGAAAGCATTGCCCCAGTAGATAAAATTGTTGGCCCTGGTAATGCTTATGTTGCTGAAGCCAAGCGTCAAGTCTTTGGCACTGTTGGCATTGATAGCATCGCTGGCCCTTCAGAAATTTTAGTAGTAGCTGACAGCCAGAACAACCCAGATTGGATTGCCTGGGATTTACTATCGCAAGCAGAACACGATCCTAGTGCCCAATCAATCTTAATTACTGATTCCGAAATCTTCGCGCAACAAGTAATAAAGGCTGTTGAGAAAATTCTCGCCGATTTACCCACCAGAGAAGTTGCCAGTGCTAGTTGGCAAAATTATGCAGCCGTGATTCTGGTCAGCGATTTAGCCGAGAGTATACCACTACTCAATCAACTAGCTCCTGAACATGTAGAATTGTGTACAGACAACCCGCAACTGCTTGCCGATCAAATTAAGTGTGCCGGGAGCGTGTTTTTAGGACGCTATACTCCAGAAGCGATTGGCGATTATTTAGGAGGCCCCAACCATGTACTGCCAACTGCCCGTTCTGCCCGCTTTGCCTCTGGTTTGAGTGTCTACGACTTTCTCAAACGAATTACTTTTTTAGAATGTGACAAACAATCATTACAGACAATAGGCAAAGCAGCTGTCACCTTAGCAGAAGCAGAAGGTTTGCCAGCCCATGCAGGTAGTGTATCTGTACGCTTGCAATAA
- a CDS encoding MFS transporter codes for MELKNHWLAANKVALPRLLQWVNLRPEESERTQIMFLFYTIVCVGLRWAEDSTVALFLDEYGTHLLPWMYIASAAMSAGLVFLYSWLQKIFPLRRVIVVIAPCMLMPLVLLVVLRWGSHFSYLAVISAFLLRLWVDALYVVNDLNTSIVANQIFNIREIKRTYPLVSSGLLVADVISGFSLPWLVQYTTLNKIILIACMVILLGSGILFYLTHHYRAAFPETPQRLAPEQQASRERFIKSPLKRYVWQLFAFVGLLQVIGLLIDFQYLRELQSNLSDRELASFLGLFGGMLGLCELLLQWFFSSRLIERMGVFFTATLLPITVGFSLPGVLVLLHLIPAMQSQSFFWGLILVKFCDELLRYTFVMSSGPILYQPIPEAIRSRMQTLSGGTAEAIATGLTGALIFVTIFFCGRFVPEPLQKWVLVAETMLITGTCLTVVWELRSRYVELLVLSVARGHLSATNVGLRFFKQGVVKALAEKGSEADKRSCIELLAQIDSLGAAEVLAPLLLKLTPDLQRQSLEVMLMGGVNPVYLAAIRPLLEESQETNPEVFALALRYVWLAEPNPNLSLLEGYLHPRQNSLIRATAAALVLRQGTPMQKVAATQTMRRMLTHKQERERVNGVRALREAVYLQALRIHIPNLLQDESLRVRCAVLEMIAATHLEEYYSALIAALYYKSTRSTAMSALVRLENEALEMLLRLAINIYKPEVVRMYAWRTIAQVGTQQALEILWEKLETSWGTTRDHILRSLLKIHKQPGLKGLVDRFYESRVENLIKQELKFLGEIYAAYIDFQTLDQKENHQSNQRIVIVSELLQRALLELELDVKERLLLLLKLLYSPEKMQAAAFNLRSLSVVNLARGLEILEHTVTLSSKSLLLNILDNRPQAEKLQYLVEAKIVEYENMIVSDRLHRLLMLGNFLSDWCLACCFHYAQVTRIRLTSSEILVSLRHPTGFVREAAIAYLNMVSYRVLLQILPQLQKDPHPLVAAQVKELLEKYQFKNYN; via the coding sequence ATGGAACTGAAAAATCACTGGTTGGCTGCAAATAAAGTTGCTTTACCACGACTACTACAGTGGGTGAATCTCCGACCAGAGGAGAGCGAACGAACCCAGATAATGTTTCTTTTTTATACAATTGTATGTGTAGGATTGCGGTGGGCAGAAGACAGTACGGTGGCACTGTTTTTGGATGAATATGGGACTCATCTACTGCCGTGGATGTATATTGCTAGTGCAGCAATGAGTGCCGGACTGGTCTTTTTATACTCTTGGCTGCAAAAGATTTTTCCCTTACGTCGGGTAATTGTGGTGATCGCACCTTGTATGTTGATGCCATTAGTTTTATTAGTTGTATTACGTTGGGGATCGCATTTTTCCTACCTGGCAGTTATTTCGGCATTTCTACTACGGCTATGGGTAGATGCACTTTATGTGGTCAATGACCTCAACACCTCCATCGTCGCCAACCAAATATTTAATATTCGGGAGATTAAACGGACTTACCCACTGGTGAGTAGTGGTCTTTTAGTAGCAGATGTGATCAGTGGCTTTAGTTTGCCTTGGCTAGTGCAATACACCACGCTAAATAAGATCATCCTCATCGCCTGTATGGTGATTTTATTAGGATCGGGGATTCTATTCTATTTAACTCATCACTATCGAGCAGCTTTTCCTGAAACCCCACAAAGACTAGCTCCTGAACAACAAGCTTCACGAGAGCGTTTCATTAAAAGTCCACTGAAGCGATACGTTTGGCAGTTGTTTGCTTTTGTAGGTTTGTTGCAAGTCATTGGGTTGTTAATAGATTTTCAGTATTTACGCGAACTCCAATCCAATTTGAGCGACCGAGAACTTGCGAGCTTTTTGGGTCTTTTTGGTGGGATGTTGGGACTGTGTGAGTTGTTGTTGCAGTGGTTTTTTTCCAGCCGACTCATCGAACGGATGGGGGTATTTTTCACTGCCACGCTTTTACCAATCACCGTCGGCTTTTCACTCCCAGGAGTGCTGGTATTGCTGCATTTAATTCCAGCTATGCAATCGCAAAGCTTTTTCTGGGGTCTGATACTTGTCAAATTCTGCGATGAACTTCTGCGTTATACCTTTGTCATGAGTAGCGGCCCCATCCTGTACCAACCGATTCCAGAGGCAATTCGCAGCCGGATGCAGACTTTATCCGGTGGAACAGCCGAAGCGATCGCTACAGGTTTGACAGGAGCGCTAATTTTTGTGACTATCTTCTTTTGTGGGCGGTTTGTACCCGAACCACTACAAAAATGGGTGTTGGTAGCAGAAACAATGCTGATAACTGGCACTTGTTTAACAGTAGTTTGGGAATTGCGATCGCGTTATGTGGAACTGTTAGTCTTGAGTGTGGCGCGGGGTCACTTGAGCGCAACCAATGTCGGCTTACGATTTTTCAAACAGGGTGTAGTCAAAGCTTTAGCAGAAAAAGGTAGTGAGGCTGATAAACGCTCTTGTATTGAACTTTTAGCCCAAATTGATTCCCTTGGAGCTGCGGAAGTTTTAGCACCTCTACTATTGAAGTTAACCCCAGATTTGCAGCGCCAAAGTTTGGAAGTGATGCTGATGGGAGGTGTAAATCCGGTTTATTTAGCCGCCATCCGTCCTTTGTTAGAAGAATCCCAAGAAACTAACCCCGAAGTTTTTGCTTTAGCGTTGCGCTACGTTTGGCTGGCTGAACCAAATCCCAATTTAAGCCTCTTAGAAGGATATTTACACCCCCGCCAAAACTCACTCATCCGCGCCACCGCCGCCGCTTTAGTCTTACGCCAGGGAACGCCCATGCAAAAGGTAGCAGCTACTCAAACCATGCGCCGGATGCTGACTCATAAGCAAGAACGGGAACGGGTGAATGGAGTTAGAGCGCTGAGAGAAGCAGTTTATTTGCAAGCATTGCGGATTCACATCCCAAATTTATTACAAGATGAGTCGTTACGGGTGCGCTGTGCCGTATTAGAAATGATTGCAGCCACCCATTTAGAAGAGTACTATTCAGCACTGATTGCAGCACTTTATTACAAATCAACCCGCAGTACAGCTATGTCAGCCCTAGTGCGACTAGAAAATGAAGCTTTAGAAATGCTGTTGCGGTTGGCTATCAATATTTACAAACCAGAAGTAGTGCGGATGTACGCTTGGCGCACCATTGCTCAAGTCGGCACCCAGCAAGCATTGGAGATTTTATGGGAAAAGTTGGAAACATCCTGGGGTACTACTAGGGATCATATTCTTCGCAGCTTACTAAAAATACACAAACAACCAGGACTTAAAGGTTTAGTAGATCGATTTTATGAAAGTCGGGTAGAAAATTTAATTAAGCAGGAATTAAAATTTTTAGGTGAAATTTACGCCGCATACATTGACTTCCAAACACTAGACCAAAAAGAAAATCATCAATCCAATCAGAGGATTGTGATTGTCTCTGAATTACTGCAACGCGCGCTTCTAGAATTGGAATTGGATGTCAAAGAGCGGCTGCTACTATTACTGAAACTGCTTTACTCGCCAGAAAAGATGCAGGCAGCAGCATTTAATCTGCGATCGCTCTCAGTGGTAAACTTAGCGCGGGGCTTAGAAATCTTAGAGCATACCGTAACTTTGTCTTCAAAGTCTTTATTGCTGAATATTTTAGATAACCGACCACAGGCAGAAAAATTACAATATCTTGTCGAAGCCAAGATCGTAGAATATGAGAACATGATAGTTAGCGATCGCCTCCACAGATTGCTGATGTTGGGTAATTTCCTTTCTGACTGGTGTCTAGCTTGCTGTTTTCATTATGCTCAAGTGACACGCATCCGACTGACCAGTTCTGAGATATTAGTGAGTTTGCGTCATCCAACTGGCTTTGTTAGGGAAGCTGCGATCGCATACTTAAATATGGTTTCATATCGCGTTCTCCTGCAAATCTTACCCCAGTTACAAAAAGATCCACATCCTCTGGTGGCTGCTCAAGTTAAAGAGTTGCTCGAAAAATACCAATTCAAAAATTACAATTGA
- a CDS encoding cation:proton antiporter — protein sequence MDVTELVKVSIILLLLATGVALLSRRLGIPYVTGLVLAGLPITELLSRRIGLSPTLVLDLFLPILLFEAGINTDVSRLRSTFKPIALLAGPGAVISSAIIAVLLKFVLGLSWIPALFVGVMLANTDTVSMIAVFKDIPVPSRLSTIVEGETLFNDAAALVSFNLIVQVYSTGSLTFIEGIQQLLFISLGGCVVGLVLGYLSIPVFARLDDALSSLVLTVAVALGTFQVGQYLGVSGPVAVVVAGLIFGNLGLSRNTSASSRITLLSFWEYASFTVNTFIFLLIGAEINLVTLWKTLPAILLAVLAYQVGRVLTVYPLLAVVRWIDRPIPLRWQHLLFLGNIKGSLSMALALSLPTTLPGREVLIAIVFGSVLVSLVGQGLSLPWMVKRLKLSKFSEIQQQVEELQAQLMTGKAAQDELDSLLKSGVLPKAVYEEMRSAYQVRIAGAEKTLRELYNRRPDEVEGRSRKSSKLEAIRRRLLLAEKGALNEAMRKRILSEEIVRVRIQTLDEQLLKLEDD from the coding sequence GTGGATGTTACCGAATTAGTCAAAGTTTCAATTATTCTCTTGCTCCTTGCTACAGGAGTAGCTTTGCTGTCCCGACGGTTGGGAATTCCTTATGTTACGGGTTTAGTACTAGCAGGTTTGCCCATCACTGAGTTATTGTCTCGTCGGATTGGTTTAAGTCCAACCCTTGTTTTGGATCTTTTCTTGCCAATTCTGCTCTTTGAAGCTGGTATTAATACAGATGTCAGTCGTCTACGCAGCACCTTTAAACCAATTGCCCTACTAGCTGGGCCAGGGGCTGTGATTTCCAGTGCGATTATTGCCGTCCTGTTGAAATTTGTCTTGGGATTGAGTTGGATACCTGCGTTATTTGTCGGAGTAATGCTGGCAAACACTGATACTGTTTCCATGATTGCTGTATTTAAGGATATACCAGTGCCTTCCCGGCTTTCCACTATTGTTGAAGGGGAAACTCTATTCAATGATGCTGCTGCCTTAGTTTCCTTCAACCTGATTGTGCAAGTATATTCAACAGGCTCACTCACATTTATAGAGGGAATCCAACAACTGCTATTTATCTCTCTAGGAGGCTGCGTTGTGGGGTTAGTCTTGGGCTACTTGAGTATACCTGTATTCGCCCGTTTAGATGATGCTCTTAGCAGTCTTGTGCTGACAGTCGCAGTTGCATTAGGAACTTTTCAGGTTGGGCAATATCTCGGTGTCTCAGGCCCTGTAGCCGTAGTTGTCGCTGGCTTAATTTTCGGTAATCTTGGGCTTTCTCGTAATACCTCTGCTTCTAGTCGCATCACCTTGTTGAGTTTCTGGGAATATGCCAGTTTTACTGTCAACACCTTTATTTTTCTGTTGATTGGTGCAGAAATAAACCTGGTAACACTCTGGAAAACTTTACCTGCAATTCTACTTGCAGTATTGGCTTATCAAGTCGGGCGAGTTCTTACAGTTTATCCACTGCTAGCAGTGGTTCGTTGGATTGACCGCCCAATTCCATTGCGTTGGCAACATTTACTGTTTTTAGGCAACATTAAAGGTTCACTGTCAATGGCTCTAGCGTTGAGCTTACCCACCACATTACCAGGGCGAGAAGTCCTGATAGCTATAGTCTTCGGCTCTGTGCTGGTGTCGTTAGTGGGACAGGGTTTAAGTTTGCCTTGGATGGTAAAACGCTTAAAATTATCTAAATTTTCCGAAATTCAACAACAGGTTGAAGAGTTGCAAGCCCAGTTGATGACGGGTAAAGCCGCACAAGATGAATTAGATAGCCTATTGAAATCAGGGGTATTACCAAAAGCCGTTTATGAAGAGATGCGTTCGGCTTATCAAGTACGAATTGCCGGTGCAGAAAAGACACTGCGGGAACTATATAATCGTCGCCCTGATGAGGTGGAAGGTAGAAGTCGCAAGAGCAGTAAACTTGAAGCCATTCGCCGACGTTTACTGCTGGCAGAAAAAGGAGCGCTCAATGAGGCAATGCGGAAGCGAATTCTTTCAGAAGAAATTGTGCGCGTACGGATACAAACTCTTGATGAACAATTACTGAAATTAGAAGATGATTAA